DNA sequence from the Siniperca chuatsi isolate FFG_IHB_CAS linkage group LG3, ASM2008510v1, whole genome shotgun sequence genome:
TTGATGAAACGGCGAAAACATAACAAAACGAGGGTCATACATTGCTGTTGTGCAATGTGACAAAGGGCAGTTTGTTTGTTGATCTTATCTGAGTACATTTTAAGGCTTGTGTCATACAGACATGGCTGAGgtgctcctctctgtcctccgtCCAAAACTCTATTGACTTGACTAGCTGACTTTGCTGCGAGCTGATTGGCTGTTGAAACAGGTGACGTGCCTCACGTTCTAAAACCAGCCAAGGGCGACTTGACAAGCTGAGTTGCAGGCGATGCCATCAGCCGGCTTGAGTCTAAGACGGGCCAGTTAACACCACTGCAGTTTTTCTGTTCTAAAACAGTTTTGTCTCATTGTGAATCTGTGCGTTGTGAAATTACCTTTTctcaaaaaaaattttttttgccAGGATCaacaagtgtttgttgttgtaatactcatttcggctgaagtgcaccactaccccCTGTTttaaataggactaaaagcattcacGTTTTCatccaggtgagttttaataTCTCCATGTACTCTAAATACAAGGTATATATATTGTGCGTTAAAAAGTTATGTAGCATTACTACAGTCCAGAGTGTTGTGTCTGTATCTACTGTTCTGACTagactctacagccatgttagcagttCTGTAAGACTGTTATTAGGCCCAGCAGTGCTTTGACCTAATGTTAAcacactgatgtttagcaggtatagtATTTACTATGGTCACcttcttagtttagcgtgttagcatgctaatattagcttctAAACACATATTAAACACACAAGTACTACAAAcatcagctgaggctgatgggaatatcatccgttttgcaggtatttggtcaaaaccACAAGTACTGGACAGTGAAATGTTGACtggcactgaagaaaaatgtaagaGGATCACCAGACTTCAATAAACATCTTTCCAAAATGTCacggcagtccatccaataaactacaaatgtcaacttcaaacttcaaacctcatggtggtgccaAAGGAGAAGTGAGGAGATAATCAAAGATAATCTCTTCAAAGTATATATTGTGCCAAACCATCCTCtacttgttgagatatttcactggataagtgaaaacttatCAATTCAATTTCTCCATAGACAGACACAGTGGAAGGAAATGCTcagataaacaacaaaatacctTTTACTGTTTGCCTACATAATGCAAACTGTGTAACACATAATAGTACTGTTGGACCCTGCAAGGGTTCCCAAAggactgacacacaaacagaccgTATGGATGCTGAGCCAAGCTTTAATCagaaagagcagaaaataaGAGGACTTGCTAATGCTTTACAGAAGTATAGACTGACATGAGTTCTGTAAATACAGAGGTTAattaacaaaacatacatttaaacttTGATGGATTCTGGCACGCATTTTTGCATAGTAGATCAATTGCAAGCCATTTTGAGAGTGTTGACCTTTCAGGGGACGGAGAACGTGGAGTCCAAAAAGGAAGAAGATATCTATCAAATAGTTTTACTTATTAGcggttatcaaataacaacaatgactttaatctttatttaaataaatgaatcagaacaaggacaccGTAATCGAGCAATCCTTATTGCTGCACAGTTATATCGGTATCGTATCAGTATCGGCTATATGTTGTCCGATATGCGTCGATATGAAACCAGTTTTTTTCTGATATATAATGCAGACAAAAATGCTTGTGGTAAAATTTCTATaattggttgacaatgtatatgttaaattatttaacatgttaaagaatatttaacttaaatattctttaataaagttatttgtttaagaaagcagcgcTCTGAGTACCTTTTCATAATTATATcggtgcacaatccacatagaaatgtatttgtatctACATGTATTTTCATCGGACGCCATATCGGTAACAGGTGAATATTTCTCCTCTAAAATCGGTATCTGTATTGGTCTCAAAAATCCCATTTCGGTCAGGCTCTAGTTTCATGGTTTGTAGTAAGTCATGAGACATGAGTGGATGGTacaaatatgtttgtttaaatgaacTGTGTTAACTAATGTCCAGTTAGCGACTGAAAGCACAAGTAGTCACTACGTCACCTAGCTTCCGGCACCACCTGTGTCGTGACGACATGCAAATGGATTtagctgtgccactttctggtgtgaccggACGCTATGATGGAagttattaaatgaaaataacaatcttgtagtatgaaatgaaaaaagggcATTTTAAGCGTAAGGAATTTCTTTATCTCAGTCACAGTGGGTTCATGGGACTGCTGTGCATTCAAGCTCAAGTTCTACTAAATGTACAGGGACGAGTATtatagtggtgtgaaaaagtgtttgcctgcttcccgatttcttattttttaaatttaaatattagtcaaagataacagaagtaaacacaaaatgcagtttttaaatgaaggttgttattattaagggaaaacaaaatccaaacctacatggccctgtgtgaaatagtgatctTGTCTTCTGTTGTTCCCCAATCAACTGATGCTTTTGTTCTATAACAACAATATTATAATTtctaatattaaaataaaagtagcagCAGTAATAGTTCAAATAATGTTTGAGGGCAATGCAGCAGCGGCTTGACCCACCATAGCCAGTGTACTCTTCACGTCCCTGCAGACCTATACGACCTGAATCACAGCAGTCCCAGGAACTTTTCTACCTTCTGCCAGTGTAACTGAGCCCGCTGCCCTCAACCTGAAGTGGGGGGCAGGTTGCTGCTGGAAGCAGGCTAATCGGAAACACAATAATGTGCAACCCCTCCATTAATGGAGCAGCTGGTGCACTGCATCCAATTATTTGTTCTGTCACAACGGAATATGTTCTCCAGACCGACTGCAGTGCCGAGCCGCTGAAGGGCTCCAATCCGTTGTTGGTCAGTATTGCCTGGACCAATGTTGGGTCtgaatattttagaaaacacaacagcataaTTCGGCCATTTACTGATGTAATTTATTCTTTGGAGAATGCTCTCACGATGTGTTTTGCttgaacatttttcaacacATGGGGAAGCATACACatagaaaagcaacaaatcgtTCTCATTACGGCGGTTAAACAAGTAGCCTAAGTAGTCCACAACGCGTGACTCTGCATGATCTGCTCCTTCAGTGGGCCGTCTCAGAACTTTAGCTGCAACCACCCTGTTGCCGACGTACACCTCGTCATTGTTGATCATATTCCTCACATTGTTACCAGGATCACTGTTAAAGACCTGCTGAAGAATTTGGTTaaggttctggttctggttgtCTGGGATGTTTACAGCCAGGCTGAACATGCCAGGTACTCCGTACCTAATaaatagacaaacaaaatgtcaggTATTTAAAATCATGGGATGGCTTACTTTATGCTAAGCATACGTATATAATTTTGGATAAACAGACATGTGGatcacatttataaaaagaTAATTTTATCATCTTGTCTTATTGAGACGAGCAGCACAAAGCACAATGCTAGCACAGGGGTGAAATGTAAAGGTATTTGGATGCAGTCAGCTAGATCCGCATCagttagtcgattaatcaattagtccaTCGACAGAAAGTTTATTACTACTGTACTGGCTTGTACAATAACTACAATACAATAACAAGCACTTCATCCTTTTAACAAAGATAAATCAAGGGTGTAAAGACAGAGGTTGTTGTATAGCTAGTCTTTCTCTCAAGGCAATATTCTTTCAGTGAATGAAGCAGAAGTCGACTCACTCTTGTAAGATGCCATTCACAATCGTAGCGAGCCTGTTCTGGTCCACAGTAGCCAGACTGTTTTCAGCGGACAGGAAGAAGGCCAGCATCACTGCCATCCAGCACAGGCCAGCCAtctgcacacagaaacaaaacatcgTACAGAGGATTAAAAACAGGTATAGTATGTGGAAAGTATGTCGTCTGCAGGTGTTCACAGTAAATTAAATCTTTCACATTAAATGCAGTAATTGGGTTCTACATTCACATTTAGACTTTTACAAAGTACTTCGTAGGTGCTATTGATTTCATTAAGTAACGCTAAACCAGAAACAAGTCGTTTGGAAAAAGTCAGCAATGTTTTCCAGCTCTCACTTTCTCTGGACATCAGCAGATTTAACAGTCAATGTAATAAATACCTTGATTCACATTACTTCACTGGAATAGCCAaagaattatatttttatataatatttttttagaaacaaTGAGGAGTGCCCACAGTGTAATGAAGtaataaaagctttaaaagcCATAAATTGATTGGCGAAACTGACGCCCACAGTCTGATGGAAAGGTgaggcttttttaaaaaacaaaacagaaaacttgACAGTACCCGCGGTGTGTATGTTCTTTTCTCTTACAGTCAGTTAGAAAACTCAGCCACTAACAGGTAACGTTAGTTTGACAGCATAAAACACGCTTTGGGACACCTGAGAAGATTTACTGGAGTCCtataaatgtcagtattttatttactgtttctGCCCAATATTGACAGTGGACTAATGTAGATATTATGGTGGTTAAATAACTAACCAGAACTaaactgaattattattatttatttttacgaACCCCTACCTTGATATTTCTGAGGCAGTCACTCAGTGttaatatattgttttacaCACTATTGCAAGTAAAttcaaattgaaaacaaaaaataagttaTTGAAATGTTGTTAACACTCCAATACAGAGCATTGCATTGAATATTAATTTGATCATTGTCAATACTGGAAAGATATTCTTTTTAATACTAACATTGATCGTGTAATCTCACATGTAAATGTATCATTGATACATTTACATGGTATAAAAGAGTAGCTTGTGAGTATCGATCCGCCCATCCCTAATGAGGCCTCAGCAATCTCAGTTAGCTAAATAAAGTGAGTATCTACCTAAGTTATAGTCTTTTTAGTTTGTAATTCCttctttgtgttactatccctccacCGCACTCAGCGCAGAAACACTGTCCGGGGAAATACTCAGAGGGATCTTGTACTAGATGGACTGTAactttgaaaaatatttacttGTTTTGACTAACTCAGGCTGCTCAAACGTCAAAACCTTTGTTTCCACGTTGCCATGTTTCAGAGTTCGTGGGCAGATAACTGAGAAACTTGGTACCCAGAGTATCTACTACTCTGACTCTCTCTGACTAACGTTCAGGGAGTGACAGAATTCCTTCAGTGCTAGAAGTGAAATTTTTTACCTGCTTCGGTGGAGAAAAGCGTCTTTCAGGTGCTGTTGACTATGTTTCCTTCTCAGTGCAAGGTGCTGTCGCAGTGAATACAGTCAGAAGGACGTGACATTTTTATAGAGAGTCTGACCGTGGCCAAACCCTCAGAGTGGCACCACACCCTTATTTGAACATGTTTCTAAGAAATTATGTAGAAggaagaacaagagagagacatTCTGCCGTTTGATTTAGGAAGTTGAACAAAGGCCAAATCATTTGTGTTGTCACGTAGCCCTGACTCAACTGTTGGAGGCCTGCTATTGGCTAACACAATGCTTAAGGAAGGGCATTTTGGGTAGTTTGGTTGATCATTTTCATCCTCTTCTGCTACTGTCTCCTGTGGTGTACCCCAAGGTTCCATCTTAGGCccagttttattttcctctaccTTTGCTTCACTTACTAAATACAGCTATACTTCTCCTTAAAACTGGACCTTTAGTCTCTTAAGTTGTCTTAAGGATGTGAAATGCTGGATAGCCAATCAAATTCAATTAGACAGTTGAGGTTCTTATCATTGgtcctgaaaatgtaattagtgGTGAAGCTCATTTTCTTGGGCCTtcaagttcaattcaattcaatttatttatatagcggcaattcataacagaggttatcTCAAATATAGGCAGTACtgttatatatgtgtgtaaattTAATACATATGTCATATCTAATGAGGGCTGTCAAGTTATCTGTTTTCTCTGGCAGCCATATTGGAAATCCTCAGTTCctggcaacagcagctgagatTAGCTGTTTCTAATCTtgagtttttgtcattttgtatgGAATAAACACAGTTGATCTTTTTGCTGGAACTACCTTAAAAGTGCCACTGTGTGgcaaaaaaagaacacacactTCTGAtgtattagcaaacagtttcctatttacacatccagcagaagcAGAGCAACATAATCATcccagatatttttctccaccaactcctgagaaaaatatctggctctttagctgctaaatgttccactttattcagtttatgactgtgtctgtcagctgtttcctgctgagtgtacagtggctttatcagacagagacacagtgtTCACTTTACgtaacaaaacacaatattaCAACAACAGTTGCAGTATTATGCTGAACatacaaatgttttgctttcttgctttcttCATAAAACTGCAacaattttctgtgtttttgccaACAACTGATTTTCTAGTACACATAATTTAGTAAACATGAGTTAAAGCTACTTCAGATTTAAAGGCTGAGTACTTCCATTTCtttgtgtaaaaaatgttttaatatttcctTGACAAGTAGTCAATGTCTTGttcaataaaattaataatttgtgttcactatacataacaaaaacacattacaacaaGGGTTACTTTCTTGACATAAAACTGCCACAGTTTTCTTATTATTGTcttgcacacacattttttagtTTGCATTTTCTAACACATTGTTTTATTGAGTAAAATATGCAAACCCAGGACCCCATAATTTTGTGATCTACACTTTCACATACAGTTGGAGTATTCTAAATGTCCGTCATTTTATAGACATTTCAACTCACTTCCCTGTATAGGTTAATTAATCAGCATGGAGAAACCTACATGTTGCTGCAGTGAGTAACAGTGAGATACATTGACGATAAATATGatttaacaacaaaaagcaATAACCAaattgatcagaatcagaatgtACAAAGACACTGATCATTACCAATGAATTTGTTCTCTTAACTCTGATCACTTTCATGCAAAATTTAATAACTGATCTACTTAGTTCATTTGATAGGCGTGAGAATCAGAGGGGTGGAGTTTTTACCACCATCATTAGGACAAGGACCAAAGTACAGGtagagtttctcagtgaaggAGCAGCCAATAAAAGAGTAGATAAGAGCTGCAGCATCTACGTCATAAAAggaaaccagcccctcctcataatccacaaacacccccaccttctgaggctgagacttcagagagagacagccatCAGGATGACCAAATGCTTTGTACTCATTTCCATTTCTTAAATATACAGTCCAGTAACCATCCTCAGGACTCAGTGGGATGTTCtcttttctgttgattgactttCTGCACACTCCTAAATCCCATTCGGTCTTTCCTTTAACCTGAAcctcaaaataaaatctgcccGAAGAGAAACTCTGCTTTCCTAAAACACAGATACAGTGAGAAAATCTCTCTGGGTTGTTTGGGAGATTCTTCATTACATCAACATGATTCACTTGTTTCCCATCTGCAGACAGGATGAGATTGGGATGTGCTGTGTCAGGATCAAGAGTCACATTTTTGCCATAGCGTTGGAATCTCTTCAGTTCAGCCTCAATCAgtttcttcatctgtttactGATCGTCTCCTCCAGCTGAGCCACAGCTCTCCTTACAGTCCCCTCGTGTGATGGTGGATGGATGCTGACCTCTGTCCAGTCCTTGGTTGTTGGAGCAGCTTTCAGGGATGGGAAGctttggaggaggtggaggtggtcttcagagcgtgagagctgctccacctcagtgtGTCTCTTCTTCAGCTCAGAGATTTCCTGTTCCAGCTTTTTGATGAAAGCTTCGGCCTGTTTCTCTGTAAATCTCTGCTTCTCTTCAATCATCTCAATGAGCTCGTTCATGCCTCTCTCAACAGACCTCATAAGAGTTGTGAAGACCTGAACACCTTCTCCTATCTCTATCCCTGCATTTTCCTTGCTGACGTTGACTGACCGTTTGATCTCCTGAATCTTCAGTCGTCTCTTCTGGATCATCTGCTGAATTTCAGCCTCTGTCTTCCCCAGCTCGGCCTTCTTCTCTTCATATTCTTCCTTCAGAGGAACAAAgtcatgtgtcttgtggtctAAAACAGGGCAGAGCATGCAGACATATGTCTGGTCGGTCTTACAGAACAGCTCCAGAGGTTTATCGTGCTTCATACACATCCTGCCTTCCAGGTTCTCCACAGGGTCGATCAGCTGATGTCTTTTCAGGCCTGACACTGTCAGATGAGGCTCCAGGTGAGTCTCACAATAGGACGTTagacacaccaggcaggacttCAGGGCCCTCTGTTTGTTTCCAGTGCAGACGTCACAGGGAACTTCTCCAGGTTTGGCATCTTTttgctctgagctgctgcttttgttgattttttgttGAGCTTCCTCTCTGAACTGAGCAACCATCTCAGAGATGAAAGTGTTGATGTGCAGTTCAGGTTTTgtggtaaaaacatttttacacacgGGACAATGCCACAGGACATTGACATTCCAGTGTTCATTGATGCAGTTTTTGCAGAAGTTGTGTCCACATGATGTGGTGACAGGATCAGTGAACACATCCAGACAGATGGAGCACAGAAACTGATCTTCAGATCGCAGATAGTTCACAGCAGCCATATCTACACACTGGGAACACAAgtgaaaaagtgtgaaaaaattaaaacataacttgtttttttctgataaaatGTTTGAGGAGGATCATTCTTTTTCTTACACAATTGGAACACTTGGGGACCTACTGTAGCTCAGCTGTGAAAATTAGCTGACTTTGCAGGAGAAGATGAACAGCCACCAGTAGAAAACAACCAGCCACATATTTAAAGGAGCTTACTCAGATGGAATATttaagaagaaaacaaagactgagccaggctaactgttcaAAGTGGTGGGACTAAGTTCCTGTTTTGAAATTTGTCAGACTcccaattcattttttttaactaattatAGCTACTTATTTGGTTTACTTTTTAATATAACAGTAAAAATTTTCAGCTGTACGCACCAGTGTTTGTCAGAGAGACTGCAATGTTTGGGGAGAAAGGCCTGGGACTAAGTTCCTGTTTTGATATTTACCAGAAAGGCTCAAATATTGAGACACTACTCCAAAGTCAAGACAGGGAAGTCCCAATTGAAATCCTAAAGCCTAAAGTTTGGGTTTCAGGTCCTTGACAACTTATGTGTTTTTGACTACAGTTAATgccattgtaaaatgtaaacaccaACAGTGTCACAGTTAGTAGTATATTGGTATGTATACCATATTGGCCTGACTATAATTGAAAAAAGGGTGCTCTTCTTGAATTTGAGGACTagacatttaaatgttgctatGCATTAATAATAGCAGGTGGCACCTGTAAATAAAAAGTTCCCTTTTGACTGGAGTAAAGTAACTTGACAACTCCAGTGGTAGTagtgacaaagacaaagatgCAGTGACTGTGCTGGCATTGGACAACAAGAACTCCAACAAGCTGACAAACCCACAGCCTGATGTATTATCACAGTAAACCGTTGTTTAGACTGAATTTTGCACaggaacacaaacactggtgcATCTGAATGACTTATGGTTTTATATGGTATTGCTTGAGTGACAAAACCTTAAGGAAAATAACATTAACTGAATCATGCAGTTCCTGTCTTAGAACAGCTGACTTTAGTGTTAATGCTGGTTGTTGAAAAAGGGGAAGGATGTTCCAGTTTCTCTCAGCTACTTGACAGAGGACACATACCAACattaaaaagcaaagaaagtcTTCACAATGATGGGCATTTAAACTAATTATAGCTAATTATTTGCTGTGTCCCATATTTAACCAAATGAAAGGacacataaaaaatatacaggaaGCTCCCAATTGTGGCAGAcatcatttcactttttaatgtaACAGTAAACATTATCAGCTGTACTCACCAGTGTTTGTCAGAGACTCTGCTATGTTGTGAAGAAAGTAGTGAAGTGATGTAgtcttgtattttcttttagagaggaacagagagacTCATCTCGACGTCAGCTCTAGTGTGGCTCTGACAaactttcagtttcatttgaGGAATTTTTGTTTAACCTTTCTGTCAGGTTCATACTAATCCCGCCTCCTTTGGAGGGTCAGGCACACTTTAAACCTCATTGGCCTTAACCCAAAGCTAAAAAGATCTGACTGGTTTAACATGTTGGTTGTAGTGTAGTTGTGGGTTGTACATATCTGGAGAGGAAGGGCTGCCTGAGAGTCTAATTTCAGAGAAAACAACAGTCTTTTCCTGCCCTTTTCATTGTTACTCTTCCTCTTTCTACAGCTCCGTTGCTGAAGTTTTGTTGCCTCCCTCAggtttgtaaattattttagtGACATATTTTTGGCCCAAGGATCACAGTGACTCACCCTGCAGGGAGTTAGACAGCATCTGGGGAAGTATACCTGGAGGTGCTTTATAAGCCAATTCTCCCGTTGCCCTGAGGCTCATCTGTGTGCAAACACAACTGCTAATCACACAGATGATAATATTACCTCTTCAAAGGGAAGGACAACTTCTCTGCAACTGCAACATTTTCAATGACAACCAAAGAAATTTgcttatttcagtttttcatgga
Encoded proteins:
- the LOC122873109 gene encoding E3 ubiquitin-protein ligase TRIM39-like yields the protein MAAVNYLRSEDQFLCSICLDVFTDPVTTSCGHNFCKNCINEHWNVNVLWHCPVCKNVFTTKPELHINTFISEMVAQFREEAQQKINKSSSSEQKDAKPGEVPCDVCTGNKQRALKSCLVCLTSYCETHLEPHLTVSGLKRHQLIDPVENLEGRMCMKHDKPLELFCKTDQTYVCMLCPVLDHKTHDFVPLKEEYEEKKAELGKTEAEIQQMIQKRRLKIQEIKRSVNVSKENAGIEIGEGVQVFTTLMRSVERGMNELIEMIEEKQRFTEKQAEAFIKKLEQEISELKKRHTEVEQLSRSEDHLHLLQSFPSLKAAPTTKDWTEVSIHPPSHEGTVRRAVAQLEETISKQMKKLIEAELKRFQRYGKNVTLDPDTAHPNLILSADGKQVNHVDVMKNLPNNPERFSHCICVLGKQSFSSGRFYFEVQVKGKTEWDLGVCRKSINRKENIPLSPEDGYWTVYLRNGNEYKAFGHPDGCLSLKSQPQKVGVFVDYEEGLVSFYDVDAAALIYSFIGCSFTEKLYLYFGPCPNDGGKNSTPLILTPIK